The following coding sequences lie in one Oncorhynchus kisutch isolate 150728-3 unplaced genomic scaffold, Okis_V2 scaffold1657, whole genome shotgun sequence genomic window:
- the LOC109879225 gene encoding L-rhamnose-binding lectin CSL3 isoform X2, whose translation MCILRLTVVTSISITCEGSDALLQCDGGKIHIKRANYGRRQHDVCSIGRPDNQLTDTNCLSQSSTSKMAERCGGKSECIVPASNFVFGDPCVGTYKYLDTKYSCVQQQETISSIICEGSDSQLLCDRGEIRIQRANYGRRQHDVCSIGRPHQQLKNTNCLSQSTTSKMAERCDGKRQCIVKVSNSVFGDPCVGTYKYLDVAYTCD comes from the exons ATGTGCATTTTGAGACTGACGGTGGTCACAT CAATCAGCATCACGTGTGAAGGCTCTGATGCTTTACTGCAATGTG aTGGAGGTAAGATCCATATCAAGCGTGCGAACTACGGTCGTCGTCAACACGATGTTTGTTCTATTGGGCGCCCTGATAACCAACTCACCGACACCAACTGCCTCAGCCAATCCTCCACCAGCAAGATGGCAGAAAG ATGCGGTGGGAAGAGCGAGTGTATTGTCCCTGCATCCAATTTCGTTTTTGGAGACCCCTGTGTCGGGACTTATAAGTACCTGGACACCAAATACTCCTGTGTCCAACAGCAAGAAACAA TAAGCAGCATCATATGTGAAGGCTCTGATTCTCAACTACTATGTG ATCGAGGTGAGATCCGTATTCAGCGTGCCAACTATGGTCGTCGTCAACACGATGTGTGTTCCATTGGGCGCCCACATCAACAACTCAAAAACACCAACTGCCTCAGCCAATCCACCACCAGCAAAATGGCAGAAAG GTGTGATGGAAAGCGCCAGTGTATCGTCAAGGTATCCAACTCTGTGTTCGGTGACCCCTGTGTCGGAACCTATAAGTACTTGGATGTGGCTTACACCTGTGACTGA
- the LOC109879225 gene encoding L-rhamnose-binding lectin CSL3 isoform X1, with product MCILRLTVVTLLATACCTLTDGAISITCEGSDALLQCDGGKIHIKRANYGRRQHDVCSIGRPDNQLTDTNCLSQSSTSKMAERCGGKSECIVPASNFVFGDPCVGTYKYLDTKYSCVQQQETISSIICEGSDSQLLCDRGEIRIQRANYGRRQHDVCSIGRPHQQLKNTNCLSQSTTSKMAERCDGKRQCIVKVSNSVFGDPCVGTYKYLDVAYTCD from the exons ATGTGCATTTTGAGACTGACGGTGGTCACAT TGCTGGCTACAGCTTGCTGCACACTAACAGAtggag CAATCAGCATCACGTGTGAAGGCTCTGATGCTTTACTGCAATGTG aTGGAGGTAAGATCCATATCAAGCGTGCGAACTACGGTCGTCGTCAACACGATGTTTGTTCTATTGGGCGCCCTGATAACCAACTCACCGACACCAACTGCCTCAGCCAATCCTCCACCAGCAAGATGGCAGAAAG ATGCGGTGGGAAGAGCGAGTGTATTGTCCCTGCATCCAATTTCGTTTTTGGAGACCCCTGTGTCGGGACTTATAAGTACCTGGACACCAAATACTCCTGTGTCCAACAGCAAGAAACAA TAAGCAGCATCATATGTGAAGGCTCTGATTCTCAACTACTATGTG ATCGAGGTGAGATCCGTATTCAGCGTGCCAACTATGGTCGTCGTCAACACGATGTGTGTTCCATTGGGCGCCCACATCAACAACTCAAAAACACCAACTGCCTCAGCCAATCCACCACCAGCAAAATGGCAGAAAG GTGTGATGGAAAGCGCCAGTGTATCGTCAAGGTATCCAACTCTGTGTTCGGTGACCCCTGTGTCGGAACCTATAAGTACTTGGATGTGGCTTACACCTGTGACTGA